CTCCATCTGCTTGCCCACGGCGGTGGTGCCGAGGAACTCGTACGAGAAGGCGAGGCCGCGATAGACCACGCCCTGCCCCGCCTTCGTCAGCACCGGGCCCGCGAAGGGCCGCGGGGCCACGCCGGTTTCGGCGAACATCGCGCCGAAGTCCATCTGCAGCGCCCGCGCCAGCGCTGAGAAATTTTCATAGCCCAGCGCGAGCTGCCCGCGCTCGGCGCGCGATATGGTGGTGATGGACACGCCGGAGCGCTCCGCCAGCTCCGCCAGCGTCCAGCCCAATTGCTTGCGCGCGGCCAGCAGGCGGCGCCCCAGCGTGGCGCGGTCCACGGTGGGACTGGCCGCCGCGGGAGCTGGTACGGGTTTTGCAGTCGCCTTGCGCATGCGCAAATTCTGCACGAGGCCGGTGCGCCCGTACACAGGGAACAGGGGAAATCCCTTTTTGCGTATGCGCAAAACCGACATACACTGCGCCGAAATCGACCAGCCTCCATGCAGTCTTCCCTGAAGGCCCACCGGGCCGACTTCCTCGTCATCGGCGGCGGCATCGCCGCCGCTTCCGTGGGCCACTGGCTCGCGCCCCACGGCCAGGTCATCCTGCTGGAGCGTGAGTCGCAACCCGGCTACCACTCCACCGGCCGCTCGGCGGCGCTGTTCATGGAAAGCTATGGCACGCCGCAGGTGCGTGCCCTGACGCTCGCGAGCCGCGCCTTCTTCGACCAGCCGCCGGCAGGCTTCAGCGAACATCCCTTGCTGTCGCCGCGCGGCGCGCTGATCGTCGCCGAGCCGGGCGACGAGGCGCACCTCGAGGAATGGTGGGACGTGCTGCGCGCGACGACGCCGCGCGCGCAGCGGCTCGACGCCGCGGGCGCCTGCGCGTTGGTCCCCGTGCTGCGCCCCGAGCGCGTGGCCGGCGCCGTGTTCGAGCCCGATGCGGCGGACATGGACGTGCACGCCATCCACCAGGGCTACCTGCGCGGGCTCAAGCGCGCCGGCGGCAAGGTCGTCTGCGATGCCGAGGTCACTTCGCTGCAGCGCGAAGGCGGCCTCTGGCAGGTGCAGGCCGGCGGCCAGCTGTATGAAGCGCCCGTGGTGCTCAATGCGGCCGGCGCCTGGGCCGACGTCATCGCGCAGCAGGCCGGCCTGCCGCCGCTGGGCCTGCAGCCCAAGCGCCGCGCCGCCTTCATCTTTGCACCGCCGGCCGGTGCCCACATCGAGAAATGGCCGATGGCCATCGGCGCCAGCGAAGGCTGGTACTTCAAGCCCGACGCCGGCATGCTGCTGGGTTCGCCGGCCAACGCCGACCCGGTCGATCCCTGCGACGTGCAGCCCGAGGAGATGGACATCGCGCTGGCCATCCACCGCATCCAGGAGATGACGACGCTGGAAATCCGCCGGCCCACGCGCACCTGGGCCGGCCTGCGCTCCTTCGTGGCGGACGGCGACCTGGTGGGCGGCTTCGACCCGCTCGCGCCCGGCTTCTTCTGGGTCGCGGCCCAGGGCGGCTATGGCATCCAGACCTCCGCCGCCATGGGCGAGACCTGCGCCGCGCTGGCCCGCGGCCTGCCGATTCCGGAGCGCATCGCCGCCTTCGGCCTCACCGAACAGATGCTGTCGCCCGCGCGCCTGCGGGGCTGAGAAAGGAGTTTGCATGCGCGTCTTCAGCGGCACCCTGGCCACCGAGACCAACACCTTCGGGCCGATGCCTACCAGCATCGCGTCCTTCCGCGACCGCGGCTATTTCCCCGCCGGCCAGCACCCGGACCAGATGCAGTTCTTCGCCGGCCCGCTGTGGGCCGCGCGCATCCGCGGCAAGGAACTGGGCTGGACCTTGATCGAAGGCATGGTGGCCGGCGCGCAGCCGAGCGGCACCACCACGCGCCACGCCTACGAGACCCTGCGCGACGAACTGCTGCACGATCTGCGCATGGCCCTGCCGGTCGACATGGTGGTGCTGGGCCTGCACGGCGCCATGGTGGCCGACGGCTATGACGATTGCGAAGGCGACCTGCTGGAGCGCGTGCGCGCCGTCGTCGGGCCGGACGTCGTGGTCGGCGCGGAACTCGACCCGCACAACCACCTGACGCCGGACATGGTGGCGCACGCCGACGTCATCATCTCGTACAAGGAGTATCCGCACACCGACGTGCTGCCGCGCGCGATGGAGCTGGTGGACCTGTGCGCCGCCACGGTGCAGAAGCGCATCAAGCCGGTCGCCGCGGTGGTCGATTGCGAAATGGTCGCCCTCTTCCACACCTCGCGCGACCCGGCCAAGGCCTTCGTCGCGCGCATGCAGGCGCTCGAAGGCAAGGACGGCATCCTGTCGGTCTCGCTCACGCACGGCTTCCCCTGGGGCGACGTGCCGGAGATGGGCACCAAGGTGCTGGTCTACGCCGATGGCGACGCAGCCAAGGCGCAGAAGCTGGCGCGCCAGCTGGCCGACGAAGTGA
The sequence above is a segment of the Ramlibacter agri genome. Coding sequences within it:
- a CDS encoding helix-turn-helix domain-containing protein, producing MRKATAKPVPAPAAASPTVDRATLGRRLLAARKQLGWTLAELAERSGVSITTISRAERGQLALGYENFSALARALQMDFGAMFAETGVAPRPFAGPVLTKAGQGVVYRGLAFSYEFLGTTAVGKQMEPVLGTVHARTLSGPEDFARHPGEEFVYVLTGSIDVHFDTGEVVRLEKGDSLYFDSRVGHAYVTVSRQLAKVIGVITSESSMMKQARTGAPALAKQRGG
- a CDS encoding M81 family metallopeptidase, with the translated sequence MRVFSGTLATETNTFGPMPTSIASFRDRGYFPAGQHPDQMQFFAGPLWAARIRGKELGWTLIEGMVAGAQPSGTTTRHAYETLRDELLHDLRMALPVDMVVLGLHGAMVADGYDDCEGDLLERVRAVVGPDVVVGAELDPHNHLTPDMVAHADVIISYKEYPHTDVLPRAMELVDLCAATVQKRIKPVAAVVDCEMVALFHTSRDPAKAFVARMQALEGKDGILSVSLTHGFPWGDVPEMGTKVLVYADGDAAKAQKLARQLADEVIAMRDKLAPPSPGIDAALDQALAFEGGPVVLADGADNPGGGAASDSTFILRRLVERGITNAAVGPLWDPMAVRVAFDAGQGARLNLRIGGKISPLSGEPLDLEVTVKALLPQHEQTGLGNTRVHMGDSALVEAHGIEILLVTLRNQAMGTDLFTNAGCELAAKKIVVVKSSQHFYASYAKVAKHVIYADAPGSVTSDLNTLPYRKLRRPIWPLNRQDNKETQR
- a CDS encoding NAD(P)/FAD-dependent oxidoreductase translates to MQSSLKAHRADFLVIGGGIAAASVGHWLAPHGQVILLERESQPGYHSTGRSAALFMESYGTPQVRALTLASRAFFDQPPAGFSEHPLLSPRGALIVAEPGDEAHLEEWWDVLRATTPRAQRLDAAGACALVPVLRPERVAGAVFEPDAADMDVHAIHQGYLRGLKRAGGKVVCDAEVTSLQREGGLWQVQAGGQLYEAPVVLNAAGAWADVIAQQAGLPPLGLQPKRRAAFIFAPPAGAHIEKWPMAIGASEGWYFKPDAGMLLGSPANADPVDPCDVQPEEMDIALAIHRIQEMTTLEIRRPTRTWAGLRSFVADGDLVGGFDPLAPGFFWVAAQGGYGIQTSAAMGETCAALARGLPIPERIAAFGLTEQMLSPARLRG